The sequence GCCCAGTAAGGGGGTAGCCACAGCTGCAAAACAGTCAAAGAACCATTATTTACAGACATCCACTTCAatagaattaaaaagaaaattgaactTTCAACCTGTTTGACTTTTACTTGCTCCACATTTTTAGAATTAAGCAGTCAGATTCAGATCCTCAGACAAAATCAGTTTAATACAATTCTGGGTTAACTCAGACTATCACACAAGGAACAATCTGACTTCAAAGTTagactaaagaaaaaaaacaagcaccaACTAACATCACAAGGCATTAATCGCTTATCACTAAGTCAACATGACAGAGCCCACAGTTATGCAAAAAGATTGTCAAAAATATCTATTTTGCCCAAAACAGACTCAGCAATCTAACATATTTGTTATACTGCTAGCGAGGTGAATTTTCTATCAGGTAATCTTCAATCCACTAATCCATCCGGGTCAGAGTAAAATGTTGAGTGACTGACTCCACAGATAATGCCATATTTGTGTgctggaagaagaaaacaaatgtgaaacgAGGGCATGGCTCTCTCAACCAGCCGTTAGCTTTAATGCTAACAAAGCTAGCGTAACCGAAAGACTGTTTTTGAAGAGATAGATTTGTACAATTAAGACACACATTTGGGGAAAATCTACCACAACAACGATATTATACAACAACGCATTGCACTGTAATGGTGTTTACAGTTTAGAAGGCTTCTTATTTTGGTGTCGCTTCCGCCTACCGATAACTAGTTGAACAACCAAAAGGGCTTCCCGGTGACTTTATGTACACGACAGTAAATACTTAAGATCaatattcattttgtcttGTGTGTTCGGACATTACCTGAGGATACGAAGAGAAGAGTTAGAAGCATCATGACTCTGCTGTTTTCAGGCTCGTTTGATACACGGAGTTGTTGGAGATCCAAGCGCAATCGCGAACTACGTATTGCGTTCAAAGCTTTATAGTTACTAGTCAGCTGACTACTCAGCATAAACATGTGACTCGTCAGTGTCACTTGACTCGCGACCTCCGCCAAGCAAACTGTCTGTACGTTAGCAAGATTGTTACAAGGACAAAGTTCAGGATTGGAAacgtttatttttagtatgGACCTGCCCTTTAACCTTGAGTATGTATTCTCGTATGTGTTTTCGTATGTATTTTATAGatgtgcattttgaatatttctttatttttcttttacatcaTTACACATGGGGCAAGAAAATGCATAATACGTCTTTAATTATATAGTGCTTTCACAACAATTTAACAAAGCAATTTACATAAAGtaacaatacaacaaaaataaagctgATTGGTTGAATTAAGGACTTTTctggtcatttaaaaaaaatactctggGTCAAACTGTCACCATCATATAATTTTTTGCAGCTGCACAGGTATTTTAAACCTTCTTGAGTATAAGCAGAAATCAACAATTGTATTAATATTGtaaactccatccatccattttctgtaccgctttgtcctcACGGGGGtcacaggcgtgctggagcctaccccagccgtcatcgggcagtaggtggtgggcaccctgaactggttgccagccaattgcagggcacgcagagatgaacaaccatccgcactcgcactcacgcctagggacaatttggagtgctcaatcggcctaccaagcatgtttgtgGGATGTTTGTGGGAACCAAACcagcaccctcctaactgtgaggcggacatgctaaaCAGTGCACCGTCACTCGCTTACGTAATGACTAATGCCTGGAAAGGCTAAGGAAAGgctaagctttttttttaaattttttatagAAGTTAGCTAACAAATTCCAGTAATGCATTCCAATTGTGATAAGAACTAATTTTGACTGTGGCAATATTATGAGCCAACATTTAATTTGGTGAGATGATGTCTGCAGACGATTGCATTTACTAAGATATTACAGACCAACACCTTTAATTCCTCAACCTGTTGGGTGACATAAGTGGTTGGCAAAcactgttgtttgtttttaaaagttcATTAAACATATCTTGGCGAtagcttcaaatattttgattcTTTATAAAGACAGGACTACTGAATAGCCTCATTTATATCAACATGTGTGCATATTTCAATACGGTTGCTCCTCATTGAGCCTACCTCAACAAAGCAAGAGACAAGAGACAAACCCTGAATTGGTAGCCAGCCAATTGCAAGGCACGCATACGAAGATAAATTACCACAAACACCGATGATAATCGACATTTTAGATGGTTTACGTTGAACATGCAATTTTTGCAACATGCGGAAGAAAACTGGAGTTCCCAGAGTAAGCCATGAAAGCAGAAGAGAACAAGGAAGTATATGCATTTGCATACAGTAGATATGCTATTGTCTTTCATAAgatgaatataaataaattataaagtTGAGATAAATGAGAACTATCACAGTTCATGGAAATATAATTGTTTGTCAAGAGTTAACCTGCTGAGCTCATGTGTATAGAAGACAATAAGAATTAAAACATATTGACTTTTTCTCTTTGACCTTGTGATGTTTGTCAAGGCGGCTTGCTAACTTTGCTGTATTTGATTTCAAATGCACAACAAACATAACGTGTTGATATTTAAGTAGCCTGTGTACCGGGAGAAAAACCACACTAATGTGCGGAGAACCCAAATCCAGAACCTGGCACACATGCAAGCCACACTAACCAAAACTGTCCTGTCTCTTTTATGTTAACATTAATTTCTgaatagaaaacaaaagtcatttaATACATGGAGTCACAAGAATAGCACTGCATGTTAAATGTGACTATATTCACATACAACTTCAATGAAAGTGAATGATTTCAATACATACCCATGTAGCTACAgtacaagtgtttttttttttaatgttctttTAATGTCTGATAGTAAAAGCTTCACACACttccaccaaaataaaaaaaaaacgttgtttattatcatcattatcacAAATCAGATAAATTCAGTCCAATGGCCATGGAAGAGGTCAAAGATTCAGCATACATTACATCCTCTGGATAAAAACTGCAAACACCTGTTTGAGGggaagaaagggaaaaacatgtaatatatatttgtttaagAATATGAGATCATACGGAGTACGTACGTTCCATCACTGCTGGGTGCCACAGCATGTTTGACTGGATTTCTGCGTGTCCTTCTTCAACACCGTGGGCCTCACCACGTCCACGTCACGGTGTAAGTGATTGGTAAGGCCCGTGAGGATGCTGGGAGCCGCGTAGAAGTCAATCAGAAAATATGATCCTCGGCGGTGTCTCTGGTTGTGTTTGGTTATCACATAAGGCAAGAGTCTCTCTCCAAGATTCTCCATGTCTCTCACCACAGCACCCCGCTCCATTAAAGTCTCCACTGTCCGCCGGAGAGCCGCTGCTGTCTCTGGGCGCGTCATCGCCTTCAGGA is a genomic window of Syngnathus acus chromosome 15, fSynAcu1.2, whole genome shotgun sequence containing:
- the mrps6 gene encoding 28S ribosomal protein S6, mitochondrial gives rise to the protein MPRYELALILKAMTRPETAAALRRTVETLMERGAVVRDMENLGERLLPYVITKHNQRHRRGSYFLIDFYAAPSILTGLTNHLHRDVDVVRPTVLKKDTQKSSQTCCGTQQ